From the genome of Acetomicrobium thermoterrenum DSM 13490, one region includes:
- a CDS encoding adenosine-specific kinase, whose protein sequence is MSEPVKWEVVDMEMPDDCNIIVGHSHFIKTVEDLYEALATASPTLEFGIAFCEASGPCLIRWDGNAKDLTDAAIRNAQKISAGHTFVILLRKGYPINVLNRIKDVQEVCRIYAATANPLQLLVFETDMGRGVAGVVDGYPSKGVEEESHIAERKALLRDIIGYKR, encoded by the coding sequence ATGTCTGAACCGGTCAAATGGGAAGTAGTCGATATGGAAATGCCCGATGATTGTAACATAATAGTTGGTCACAGTCATTTCATAAAGACCGTCGAAGACCTTTACGAGGCTTTGGCGACGGCTTCACCGACTCTTGAGTTTGGGATAGCCTTTTGCGAGGCCTCGGGGCCCTGCTTGATCAGGTGGGACGGCAACGCCAAGGATCTCACCGATGCTGCGATAAGGAACGCCCAAAAGATATCGGCGGGTCACACCTTCGTAATACTCCTTCGTAAGGGATATCCCATCAACGTGTTAAACAGGATCAAGGACGTCCAGGAGGTCTGTCGAATATACGCAGCGACGGCAAACCCTCTTCAACTGTTGGTGTTTGAGACCGACATGGGGCGTGGCGTGGCGGGCGTCGTAGACGGCTACCCCTCCAAGGGCGTGGAAGAGGAATCCCACATCGCAGAAAGAAAGGCCCTCTTGAGGGATATAATTGGCTACAAAAGATAA
- a CDS encoding DUF4392 domain-containing protein, which translates to MFGSKFDLKRHLILGEETLKEVMSLVSSGFTGRELSRFSKTEDFLKALKLLLSSERPLIITGFFVAEAGAAETDGPMGAAVLGRALKALGKRALIATDWRCRGVTEAASFALKGPKVFIASKPKHILKFNPDLLIFIERPGRARDGRYYNMRGIDITDVTDPLDDALSLAEDFFLKVRSLGIGDGGNEAGMGNFLQKLALSAPEFGRCLSVVKSDGAIACDVSNWGCYGLVALLSCLLKKDLLHDEGEELHMMLAMLDAEARDGKTLERSPFVDGLPLSLSQKVVSRLRELIQRYIAEGRRGG; encoded by the coding sequence ATGTTTGGCTCAAAATTCGATTTAAAAAGACACCTGATCCTCGGCGAAGAAACTCTAAAAGAAGTAATGTCGTTGGTTTCTTCGGGCTTTACGGGAAGGGAGCTTTCCCGTTTTTCGAAGACAGAGGATTTTCTTAAAGCTTTGAAGTTGTTGCTTTCTTCGGAAAGGCCTTTGATAATCACGGGTTTTTTCGTCGCAGAGGCAGGGGCTGCCGAGACGGACGGTCCTATGGGGGCGGCCGTTTTGGGCAGGGCCCTGAAAGCGTTGGGAAAGAGGGCCTTGATAGCTACGGACTGGCGCTGTCGGGGCGTGACGGAGGCTGCCTCTTTTGCCCTGAAAGGTCCCAAGGTCTTTATCGCTTCAAAACCAAAGCATATCTTAAAGTTTAACCCCGACCTTTTGATCTTTATCGAAAGGCCCGGCAGGGCAAGGGACGGCCGCTACTACAATATGAGGGGCATCGACATAACCGACGTGACCGATCCCTTGGACGACGCCCTGTCCTTGGCGGAGGATTTTTTCCTCAAAGTGAGGTCTTTAGGTATAGGCGATGGGGGAAACGAGGCGGGAATGGGAAATTTCCTTCAAAAGCTCGCCCTTTCGGCGCCGGAATTTGGCAGGTGTTTGTCCGTAGTTAAAAGCGACGGGGCGATAGCCTGCGACGTCTCGAACTGGGGATGTTACGGGCTGGTCGCTTTACTTTCCTGTCTTTTAAAAAAAGACTTGCTTCACGACGAGGGAGAGGAGCTTCACATGATGCTTGCCATGTTAGACGCAGAAGCTCGAGACGGAAAGACCCTTGAACGAAGCCCCTTCGTCGACGGCCTGCCCTTATCTTTATCCCAGAAGGTGGTTTCCCGTCTCAGGGAGTTGATCCAAAGATATATCGCAGAAGGTCGAAGAGGAGGCTAA
- a CDS encoding DUF3343 domain-containing protein, whose translation METLSCIATFYVTHMALMFERECKNAGYDVRIVPVPRKLSASCGLACRYPCRAEDEIKKLCLSKDIEVEAFHRLED comes from the coding sequence GTGGAGACTTTGTCCTGCATAGCTACCTTCTACGTGACCCATATGGCCCTGATGTTCGAAAGGGAGTGTAAAAATGCAGGCTACGACGTGCGAATTGTTCCCGTCCCGAGGAAACTCTCGGCAAGCTGCGGACTTGCCTGCAGATATCCCTGCCGGGCCGAAGATGAAATAAAAAAGCTTTGCCTTTCGAAAGACATCGAAGTCGAAGCCTTTCACCGACTGGAGGATTGA
- the istB gene encoding IS21-like element helper ATPase IstB, translating into MIELEMTKTNLESLGLTAAAKYLDAFLERAQGENYTYLSFLNELLEAEVAERQRRNIEVRSKLSRLPHKKTLQEFDFNFQPGVDEKLVKELATMAFAYRAENVVLLGPPGVGKTHLAVGLSMEALSRGISVYFTTLMRMVEDLKRAYENQSLMRRMKVYSSPKLLVIDEVGYLPLDSLGSSLFFQLISARYERGSIILTSNKGFGEWGELLGDPVLATAVLDRLLHHAHIINIRGNSYRLKDRAKTGLYKNPQANV; encoded by the coding sequence ATGATAGAGCTTGAAATGACAAAAACTAACTTGGAAAGCTTAGGATTGACTGCCGCTGCCAAATACCTTGACGCCTTCTTGGAGAGGGCACAAGGCGAAAACTACACCTATCTATCGTTCTTAAATGAGCTGCTCGAGGCGGAGGTAGCGGAGCGACAGAGGAGAAACATAGAGGTGCGCTCTAAGTTATCTAGACTGCCGCATAAGAAGACCTTGCAGGAATTCGACTTTAATTTCCAGCCAGGTGTAGACGAAAAACTCGTCAAGGAGCTTGCCACCATGGCCTTCGCCTACAGAGCTGAAAACGTGGTGCTTTTAGGCCCTCCCGGCGTAGGCAAAACGCACCTCGCTGTCGGCCTTTCAATGGAAGCGCTCTCTCGTGGTATCTCGGTGTACTTCACCACCCTTATGAGGATGGTAGAAGACCTAAAAAGGGCATACGAAAATCAATCTTTAATGAGGCGGATGAAGGTATATTCATCTCCAAAGCTGCTCGTGATAGATGAAGTGGGATACTTGCCTTTGGATAGCCTTGGTTCAAGCTTGTTTTTCCAGCTTATAAGCGCACGTTACGAAAGGGGGAGCATAATACTGACCAGCAACAAGGGATTCGGTGAATGGGGAGAGCTGCTGGGCGATCCGGTACTAGCGACAGCAGTGTTGGACAGGCTATTACATCATGCCCATATCATTAACATCAGGGGAAACAGTTACCGTCTGAAGGACAGAGCGAAGACGGGGCTGTATAAAAACCCCCAAGCCAATGTTTAG
- a CDS encoding OmpH family outer membrane protein, which produces MRSYLGGWFVVVRKYLSVIMLALVCVVAVTGAAVAAEKIAIIDPQKVLFNHPKFQDTQKQIQAMMDKKQQETKMAMETVKAEEEQRRIFMQKRQEAAIEEQKMMEGLFKDIDMAIRVVAQAKGFTLVLDKNQVFFGGVDITNDVILELNKKK; this is translated from the coding sequence ATGCGTTCATATCTAGGAGGGTGGTTTGTAGTGGTTCGCAAATATTTGTCTGTGATCATGTTGGCATTAGTGTGTGTCGTCGCAGTGACGGGGGCGGCCGTGGCGGCTGAGAAGATCGCCATTATCGATCCCCAGAAGGTGCTGTTCAATCATCCGAAATTTCAGGATACGCAAAAGCAGATCCAAGCCATGATGGACAAGAAACAGCAGGAGACGAAGATGGCCATGGAAACCGTCAAGGCCGAGGAAGAGCAGAGAAGGATCTTCATGCAGAAAAGACAGGAGGCCGCCATCGAGGAACAGAAGATGATGGAGGGCTTGTTCAAGGATATAGACATGGCCATCCGCGTAGTGGCCCAGGCGAAGGGCTTTACATTAGTGCTGGATAAAAACCAGGTCTTCTTCGGAGGCGTTGACATCACCAACGACGTGATTCTGGAGCTTAACAAGAAAAAGTAG
- a CDS encoding 1-(5-phosphoribosyl)-5-[(5-phosphoribosylamino)methylideneamino]imidazole-4-carboxamide isomerase, which translates to MKIYPAIDLYEGKVVRLYQGDFDRSWTISGDPLQVARVLKEMGAREIHVVDLEGAKEGSPKNIGLLPKLKEIFQVIHFGGGLRSPQEVQKALEMGADKAMVGSLIWTKDAEKLCNLAPRIIPALDVKQGKVALAGWLKTVPLNPLETVKNLSEMGFETILATATERDGTKRGPDLALYDALVKNSDMKIIAAGGIGSIEDVKALKKLGLFGAVIGKALYDGSLDLKKVLEEVEDA; encoded by the coding sequence ATGAAGATATATCCTGCCATAGACTTATATGAAGGAAAGGTCGTAAGGCTTTATCAGGGCGATTTCGACCGCTCCTGGACCATAAGCGGCGACCCCCTCCAGGTGGCAAGAGTTTTAAAGGAAATGGGGGCAAGGGAAATCCACGTCGTAGACCTCGAAGGAGCAAAGGAGGGAAGCCCAAAAAACATCGGTCTCCTTCCCAAGCTAAAGGAGATCTTCCAAGTCATTCATTTCGGCGGAGGGCTAAGAAGTCCCCAAGAGGTGCAAAAGGCGCTTGAAATGGGCGCCGACAAGGCTATGGTGGGAAGCCTCATATGGACGAAAGACGCGGAAAAGTTATGTAACCTTGCGCCCAGAATAATCCCTGCCCTGGACGTAAAACAGGGAAAGGTCGCCCTGGCGGGTTGGCTTAAGACTGTCCCCTTAAATCCCCTTGAAACCGTAAAGAATTTGAGCGAAATGGGCTTTGAAACCATCTTGGCGACTGCAACGGAAAGAGACGGCACTAAGAGGGGACCCGACTTGGCCCTTTATGATGCTTTGGTCAAAAATTCGGACATGAAGATCATTGCGGCGGGCGGAATAGGCTCCATCGAAGACGTTAAAGCCCTCAAAAAACTAGGCCTTTTTGGAGCCGTCATAGGGAAAGCCCTTTACGACGGCAGCCTTGACCTTAAAAAAGTGCTCGAGGAGGTAGAAGATGCTTAA
- a CDS encoding HAD-IIB family hydrolase, which translates to MRAKKDDDMKKDLLLTDRWVVVDLDGTIIRNDKVPTKVARAAKVLQDAGWSLIVATGRILAGALPHVKALKTACPAIVYDGARVMDPKTGKVYFEKKIPRQIAAEVIGLGFDLPLEIQVYGDESVICRPSDLLTITYFKSLDVELKPFLVSSRLDEEVFRVIFFGKPLLVSKLKSLLEERLKEAANLTLAGDDFLDVLPAGVSKGAALEALKEISGKRDAFIVGVGDHMNDLEMLRMSDFRAAPADALSEIREMADVIIPPSSKCGFCELCELLLSEGFEENLSRRCNANV; encoded by the coding sequence ATGAGAGCGAAAAAGGATGATGACATGAAAAAGGACCTTTTGTTGACGGATAGATGGGTGGTCGTCGATCTCGACGGCACGATAATCAGAAACGATAAAGTCCCAACCAAGGTGGCAAGGGCGGCAAAAGTTCTTCAGGATGCAGGGTGGAGCCTGATCGTTGCCACAGGCAGGATACTGGCCGGAGCGCTACCTCACGTAAAGGCCCTGAAGACGGCCTGTCCTGCCATCGTTTACGACGGTGCGCGGGTCATGGACCCAAAGACGGGGAAAGTCTACTTCGAAAAAAAGATACCAAGACAGATCGCCGCAGAGGTGATCGGCCTGGGGTTTGATTTGCCCTTGGAAATTCAGGTCTACGGCGACGAGTCGGTGATTTGTCGGCCCAGCGACCTTTTGACCATAACTTATTTCAAATCCCTCGACGTGGAGTTGAAGCCCTTTCTCGTCTCCTCGCGCCTGGATGAAGAGGTCTTCAGGGTGATATTTTTCGGCAAGCCCCTTCTGGTTTCAAAGCTGAAGTCCCTGCTGGAAGAGAGGCTAAAGGAAGCGGCAAACCTCACCCTGGCCGGAGACGACTTTTTAGACGTCCTTCCCGCAGGGGTCTCCAAAGGGGCGGCACTGGAAGCTTTAAAGGAAATATCGGGCAAAAGAGACGCTTTCATCGTGGGCGTGGGAGATCACATGAACGACCTTGAGATGCTTAGGATGTCGGACTTTAGGGCGGCGCCGGCGGACGCCCTTTCGGAAATTCGCGAGATGGCCGACGTGATAATACCCCCTTCGTCGAAATGCGGCTTTTGCGAGCTCTGTGAACTGCTTTTAAGCGAGGGTTTCGAAGAAAATTTAAGCAGGAGGTGCAATGCAAATGTCTGA
- the hisG gene encoding ATP phosphoribosyltransferase, with translation MIKIAIPTGRIQKEAIEVLKRAEIPTKNLESASRELAIDEENFRFFLAKPMDVPLYVYYGTTDLALAGSDVLMEVSADLLELVDTGLGRCRMVVAGPRSLKARFDGNEKELMWLRVATKYPNIAERHFASKGVQVDIIKLHGSVELAPQLNIADCIVDITQTGTTLEANDLTILEEVCPVSLKLVARKHGSSSYWRECLNITESIKNIVGRMKDV, from the coding sequence ATGATTAAGATTGCCATACCTACTGGCAGGATTCAAAAGGAGGCCATCGAGGTTTTAAAGCGCGCTGAAATACCGACCAAAAACCTCGAAAGCGCCTCGAGGGAGCTCGCCATAGATGAGGAGAACTTCCGCTTCTTCCTGGCTAAGCCAATGGACGTTCCCCTTTACGTTTACTACGGCACCACAGACCTCGCACTGGCGGGAAGCGACGTGCTGATGGAAGTCTCGGCGGACCTCCTCGAGCTCGTCGATACCGGCTTAGGGCGATGCAGGATGGTCGTTGCCGGACCAAGAAGCCTGAAGGCCAGGTTCGACGGAAACGAAAAGGAACTCATGTGGCTTCGCGTGGCCACGAAATATCCCAACATAGCGGAAAGGCACTTCGCCTCCAAGGGGGTTCAGGTCGATATAATAAAACTTCACGGCTCCGTGGAGCTTGCTCCACAGCTTAACATCGCCGACTGCATAGTCGATATAACCCAGACGGGAACCACCCTCGAGGCTAACGATTTGACCATCTTAGAGGAGGTATGCCCCGTTTCCTTGAAGCTCGTAGCAAGAAAACACGGCAGCTCCTCCTACTGGAGGGAGTGCCTGAACATAACGGAAAGCATAAAAAATATTGTCGGGAGGATGAAAGATGTATGA
- the hisF gene encoding imidazole glycerol phosphate synthase subunit HisF, with amino-acid sequence MLKKRVIPCLDVKGGCVVKGVRFQNLRQLDEPASLAEKYMEEGADELVFLDISASSERRTTQMEWVRAVADRIFIPFTVGGGIDSVKTAKEIISLGADKISLNTRALEDPNLIRECALLLGSQAVVLAVDAKMTGEGRWEAYAGGGIVPTGRDAIEWIEEGCSLGAGEVLLTSIDRDGTDSGYDLKLIEAARNAVSVPIIASGGAGKLQHFVEALKAGADAVLAASVFHLCVYNIAEAKDALAEAGFPVRRTW; translated from the coding sequence ATGCTTAAAAAAAGAGTTATACCCTGCCTTGACGTCAAGGGCGGCTGCGTCGTCAAAGGCGTTCGCTTTCAAAATCTGAGGCAGCTGGACGAACCGGCAAGTTTGGCCGAAAAATACATGGAAGAAGGGGCCGACGAGCTCGTATTTCTCGACATCTCCGCTTCAAGCGAGAGGAGGACCACCCAAATGGAGTGGGTGCGCGCGGTAGCAGACAGGATATTTATCCCCTTCACAGTCGGCGGCGGGATTGATTCCGTCAAAACGGCAAAGGAGATAATATCCCTGGGCGCCGATAAGATATCGCTTAATACCAGAGCCCTTGAAGACCCTAATTTGATAAGGGAATGCGCCCTCCTCCTCGGAAGCCAGGCCGTCGTTTTGGCCGTCGACGCCAAGATGACAGGCGAAGGCAGGTGGGAGGCCTACGCCGGAGGGGGAATCGTACCAACCGGCAGGGACGCAATCGAGTGGATCGAAGAAGGATGCAGCCTGGGGGCGGGAGAGGTGCTGCTTACCTCTATCGACAGGGACGGCACCGACTCAGGTTACGACCTCAAGCTCATAGAGGCTGCAAGAAATGCCGTAAGCGTTCCCATCATCGCCTCAGGAGGCGCCGGAAAGCTGCAACATTTCGTCGAAGCCCTGAAGGCGGGAGCCGATGCGGTGCTGGCGGCATCAGTCTTTCACTTATGTGTCTACAACATCGCAGAGGCAAAAGACGCGCTGGCGGAAGCCGGCTTTCCCGTGAGAAGGACGTGGTAA
- a CDS encoding imidazoleglycerol-phosphate dehydratase: MYEAFRQTEETTVRVSLALEGEGIEIDVPVGFLGHMLELLLFNAGVYGRIEARGDTHVDDHHTVEDVAITLGRALKELWTSRQIERYGWAAVPMDETLVLAAVDASGRGSLSWKGCFPSPKCGNFDTELIPEFWRAFSREAALTLHLQALSVDNSHHLAEATFKAVGRALKQALKSSERPSSTKGAII, translated from the coding sequence ATGTATGAAGCTTTTCGCCAGACCGAGGAAACTACAGTAAGGGTCTCTTTAGCCCTCGAAGGCGAGGGAATCGAAATAGACGTGCCCGTCGGCTTCCTAGGCCATATGCTTGAACTTCTGCTTTTCAACGCAGGTGTGTACGGCAGGATAGAAGCAAGGGGAGACACCCACGTAGACGACCACCACACCGTGGAGGACGTGGCGATTACATTGGGAAGGGCTTTGAAGGAATTGTGGACTTCAAGGCAGATCGAAAGGTACGGCTGGGCAGCCGTCCCCATGGACGAAACGCTAGTTTTGGCGGCAGTCGACGCTAGCGGAAGGGGAAGTCTCTCCTGGAAGGGATGTTTTCCCTCTCCCAAATGCGGCAACTTCGATACGGAACTCATACCGGAGTTCTGGCGTGCCTTCAGCAGAGAGGCTGCCCTTACGCTGCACCTTCAGGCTTTAAGCGTAGACAACTCCCACCATCTTGCCGAGGCGACCTTCAAGGCCGTGGGAAGGGCTTTGAAGCAGGCGCTGAAGTCTTCTGAAAGACCTTCGAGCACTAAGGGGGCGATCATTTGA
- the istA gene encoding IS21 family transposase — MLRSESIIMLHELRAKDKGIRAIARETGRSRNTVRKYLKAGGIPERKPHRRRSSKLDQYKKTVGELMDQGVFNCEVIYERIKAEGYAGGRTILRDYVRDFRPPRQTPAVRRYETKPGEQAQADWGEYTYIDEVSGEVRKLYLFVMVLGYSRAIYTEFANRCNANAFNRCLIHAFEYFGGVTDVLLTDRMKTVILGIGDDRKPIWNANFSDLAATLGFTPKVCRPYRPQTKGKVERGIEFVKGNFLAGRRFSDYGDLNRQALSWCDEKNRRIHGTLGERPIDRLKEENLRPLPTFNKYHRFLTEVRKVQRDALVSYDGVRYGVPWQYSGHEVMVRELSGTIEILCDEKVIASHQKRYTSRSTCYLEGQYQGIKEAEGRLYPKPRATKLASLEVQRRSLVVYDVLS, encoded by the coding sequence ATGCTAAGGAGTGAGTCGATAATCATGCTACATGAGTTAAGGGCAAAAGACAAGGGTATTCGAGCGATAGCTCGAGAAACGGGCCGTTCGAGGAATACTGTGAGAAAGTACTTAAAGGCTGGTGGGATCCCAGAGAGGAAGCCGCATCGCAGGCGCAGTTCTAAGCTCGACCAATATAAGAAAACTGTAGGAGAGCTAATGGATCAAGGCGTATTCAACTGCGAAGTCATCTACGAAAGGATAAAGGCAGAAGGATATGCCGGCGGACGCACGATATTGCGGGATTACGTAAGGGATTTTAGGCCACCCAGGCAAACGCCTGCCGTGCGCCGATACGAGACGAAACCTGGAGAGCAAGCACAAGCAGACTGGGGGGAATATACGTACATCGACGAAGTAAGCGGCGAGGTGAGAAAGCTGTACCTTTTCGTGATGGTCTTGGGATACTCGAGGGCCATATACACGGAATTTGCCAACCGCTGCAATGCCAATGCCTTTAACCGCTGTCTTATTCATGCCTTTGAATACTTCGGCGGTGTTACAGACGTACTGCTTACAGACAGGATGAAGACCGTGATCTTAGGCATAGGAGATGACAGAAAGCCTATATGGAATGCAAACTTTTCTGACCTGGCGGCAACGTTAGGGTTTACTCCAAAGGTATGTAGGCCCTATCGTCCCCAGACAAAGGGTAAAGTTGAACGAGGCATCGAGTTCGTGAAGGGGAACTTCTTAGCAGGTAGGCGCTTTTCGGACTACGGCGACTTGAACCGGCAGGCTCTAAGCTGGTGTGATGAAAAAAACAGACGAATACATGGAACTTTGGGCGAAAGGCCCATCGACAGGTTGAAGGAAGAAAACCTAAGGCCTCTTCCTACTTTCAATAAATACCACAGGTTCTTGACGGAGGTGAGGAAGGTCCAAAGAGATGCACTCGTAAGTTACGACGGAGTGAGGTATGGCGTTCCATGGCAGTATAGCGGACACGAGGTCATGGTAAGAGAATTAAGCGGCACGATAGAGATCCTTTGCGACGAGAAAGTAATAGCTTCACATCAAAAGCGCTACACCTCAAGGAGCACGTGCTACCTTGAAGGCCAGTATCAGGGGATAAAGGAAGCAGAAGGACGCCTCTATCCCAAACCTAGGGCGACGAAGCTTGCGTCTTTGGAAGTCCAAAGGCGATCGCTTGTAGTTTACGACGTCCTATCCTGA
- the hisH gene encoding imidazole glycerol phosphate synthase subunit HisH, with protein sequence MIGVIDYGAGNIGNVMRALAALKMPAEVLKKPKDERKPLSLLILPGVGSFPAAYHHLKEAGWTDFLKEYRDGGGAILGICLGMQMLCKGSFEEGYTPGLGFIPGEVVRLEAKPWPHIGWNELRWRKDRAAEFDAKPFEGADVYFVHGYCLLESQACIATTKLGEKSFVSAVKWGLIMGFQFHPERSGKLGLALFKSAILSLRGGKGK encoded by the coding sequence TTGATCGGCGTAATTGATTACGGAGCCGGAAACATAGGAAATGTCATGAGGGCCCTTGCAGCCCTAAAAATGCCGGCAGAGGTCTTGAAGAAACCAAAGGACGAAAGAAAGCCCCTCTCCCTTTTGATCCTTCCCGGCGTCGGATCATTTCCCGCTGCCTACCACCACCTGAAGGAGGCTGGGTGGACGGATTTTTTAAAGGAATATCGCGATGGCGGAGGGGCCATCCTCGGTATTTGCCTTGGCATGCAGATGCTCTGCAAGGGAAGTTTTGAGGAGGGCTACACTCCAGGGCTGGGCTTCATTCCGGGTGAGGTCGTGAGGCTTGAGGCAAAGCCCTGGCCCCATATCGGCTGGAACGAACTTCGCTGGCGCAAAGACAGGGCAGCCGAATTTGACGCCAAGCCCTTCGAGGGCGCCGACGTCTACTTCGTCCACGGCTACTGTCTACTCGAGTCGCAAGCCTGTATCGCCACCACCAAGCTCGGTGAAAAAAGCTTCGTCTCCGCGGTGAAATGGGGCTTGATCATGGGCTTTCAGTTTCATCCCGAAAGAAGCGGCAAACTCGGCCTGGCTCTTTTTAAGTCGGCCATCCTTTCGCTAAGGGGAGGCAAAGGGAAATGA
- the hisIE gene encoding bifunctional phosphoribosyl-AMP cyclohydrolase/phosphoribosyl-ATP diphosphatase HisIE — protein sequence MKEGTTVNFDERGLIPVIVQDSTTGEVLMLAYADEKALELTLKKRELYLFSRSRGELWHKGESSGNIMKVREVRLDCDGDALLVMVDPAGPACHTGQRSCFFNTLLKGLKGDVTFPGRLWRYLLKRKVAPPEESYTARLIAQGRPRIAQKIGEEGVEVAIALTQNDREQIIYEASDLLYHLFVGLISSGVSLEEIWEELESRHGKKDI from the coding sequence ATGAAGGAAGGGACAACCGTAAATTTCGACGAAAGAGGCCTCATCCCCGTCATAGTGCAGGACAGCACAACAGGAGAAGTCCTTATGCTCGCCTACGCCGATGAAAAAGCTTTGGAGCTTACGCTCAAAAAAAGAGAGCTTTACCTTTTCAGCCGCTCGAGGGGCGAATTGTGGCACAAAGGGGAAAGTAGCGGAAACATAATGAAGGTGCGGGAAGTCAGGCTCGACTGCGACGGAGATGCGCTGCTTGTCATGGTAGATCCTGCCGGCCCTGCCTGCCATACGGGCCAAAGAAGCTGCTTTTTCAACACACTCTTAAAGGGACTGAAAGGAGACGTGACCTTCCCTGGTAGGCTGTGGAGGTACCTTCTCAAGCGAAAGGTCGCCCCTCCCGAGGAAAGCTACACAGCCAGACTGATCGCCCAGGGCCGACCCAGGATAGCTCAAAAGATCGGGGAGGAGGGAGTAGAAGTTGCCATCGCTTTGACGCAAAACGATAGGGAACAAATCATATACGAGGCATCGGACCTCCTCTATCACCTTTTCGTGGGACTGATCTCTTCCGGCGTTTCCCTTGAGGAGATTTGGGAGGAGTTGGAGTCGCGTCACGGGAAAAAGGATATATGA
- a CDS encoding ubiquitin-like small modifier protein 1, producing MIVKFYATLRDVTGSREKKIEGYETVGELLKDLAKTYGRDFERLVLKGDGLVQGAMVLVNGTHIAHLQGFDTPLGKDSVIDVFPPVAGG from the coding sequence ATGATAGTCAAATTTTACGCCACCCTTCGTGATGTTACGGGAAGCAGGGAAAAAAAGATCGAAGGATACGAAACCGTGGGCGAACTTCTCAAGGACCTTGCAAAAACCTACGGCAGGGATTTCGAAAGGCTGGTGCTTAAAGGCGACGGTCTCGTGCAGGGAGCGATGGTCCTCGTAAACGGAACCCACATAGCCCACCTGCAGGGCTTCGACACCCCGCTCGGGAAAGACAGCGTCATAGACGTCTTCCCGCCCGTAGCCGGCGGCTAA